The DNA region CGTTTTATCAGGAACACAGGCATTAAAAAGCCATTTAAGTTCAGAAGGGAACGGCTACATGCCCAGGACCGCTGTTTGGTCGAAGCTTTTTAGCAGGAAAATCATTGATCGTATGGAGGGAATGGTTTTTCCGAAGGGCGAAATTCATGAGGATTATTTATTTACATGCAAAGCGCTGTATTATTCCAACAAGGTCTGTCTTGTGAATAAATGTCTCTATCATCACATTTACACGAATCCGTCTAGTATCACCCAAAGTAGCTTTAGTTCAAAAGATTTATATAAAGAACTGCAATATATGAACAGAATGGAGTTTCTGAAAAAACTAAAACTCCAAGATCACTTTTTGCTAGCGAAATCTAGTTACTATAAGTTGCTGCTCCAATTTTTTTATAAATGTCACATTGCAGGAATGAAAGAGGAATGTTTGTATTATAAGCAAAAAATAAAAGAACACCACTCCGATATCGTTCGAACCAAAATAGGGTGGAAAAAGAAGCTCGAATTTATCGTGTTTAGCATCTCGCCAAACGTCTATTTAAAAATAAGAGCCAATTTAAATTAAAGGCACGGTAGTAGAGAAAATGACCAAAAAACGTATTTAGAAGGAGTAAACATGGTCCAAGTGATGACGCAATTAAAAGAAAAATTAAACGTAGTGTCTGACGTTATACCTGAGAATTCAGATATATTTTTCTTTGACTATCCAGTGTATAAGAATATTGGCGATATGCTAATTTGGCAAGGAGCAGAAAGGTTTTTTAAAGAGAAAAACATCCATGTGAGAAAAAGATTTAGTTATCATAAGGTCAACAATAAATTAAAATACGAACAAAAAATAAATATTCCTCAAAACGTCATTATTGTCTGTCAAGGTGGTGGAAACTTCGGAGATTTGTACGGCCCTCATCAAGAATTAAGGAACTTATTGATAGAAAATTACCCGGACCACAAAATAGTGATTCTCCCTCAAACGATACACTACCAAAAAGAAGAAAACGAAATAAAAGATTTCGCGTCATATGCAAAACATAAAGATCTGCATATCTTTGTACGAGACAACAAAAGCTTTACGACTGCTAAAAAATATCTGGAGAATGTGTATCTCAGCCCAGATATGGCTCATGCACTTTATCCAATCAATCGTAAGGCAAATGATTCGAATGCGAGTAAAACCTTATACTTAATGAGGCGTGATTTAGAAAAAGCACCTGCTATTAAAGGATTCAACAGTCCAAATGCAACATTTGATTGGGAAGACCTCTTCACCCCATTTAGCTTGTTTTTATTAAAAGTTTTATACAAAATGCACAACATGAACATACCGAACGTTATAAAAGTGAAATCATTGGACCTTTATGTTCGATATAAAGTCAACAAAGCAATAAACATGTATGGTGGTCACGAAACGATTATTACGTCAAGATTACATGGCCATATTTTAGCCTGTCTAATGAACAAGGGCAATCAATTAATGGACAATACGTACGGGAAAAACTCATCATATTACAAGTTATGGACAAAAAATCTTAACAACTCAAAATTAATTGAATAACTATTACGATACAGAAGGTCGTTGAATAACGTGGTAAATAAAATTCAAAAACTGATGAAGAATTCACTTGTTTTTTCCGTCGGAAATCTTGGCACTAAACTTATCTTATTTTTTCTCATACCAGTGTACACGTATCATCTGACGCCAAGTGAGTTTGGTACAGCTGATCTAATTACAGTTACTAGCAATTTAGTTTTGCCTTTAGTGACTTTAAGCGTGTTCAATGGTGTTTTCAGATTTGTCATGGATAAGCAGTACGATAAAGAGGCGGT from Aureibacillus halotolerans includes:
- a CDS encoding glycosyltransferase, yielding MDRPLISVIVPIYNVEKFIHKCVNSILEQSYPNLEIILVDDGSPDNCGAICDQYEQQYRHVKVVHKSNGGLSDARNAGLEVATGEYIGFVDSDDYIHKDMYNELFHHMTLTNSDIAECAVERIYADKVVAEETGEVTVLSGTQALKSHLSSEGNGYMPRTAVWSKLFSRKIIDRMEGMVFPKGEIHEDYLFTCKALYYSNKVCLVNKCLYHHIYTNPSSITQSSFSSKDLYKELQYMNRMEFLKKLKLQDHFLLAKSSYYKLLLQFFYKCHIAGMKEECLYYKQKIKEHHSDIVRTKIGWKKKLEFIVFSISPNVYLKIRANLN
- a CDS encoding polysaccharide pyruvyl transferase family protein, which translates into the protein MVQVMTQLKEKLNVVSDVIPENSDIFFFDYPVYKNIGDMLIWQGAERFFKEKNIHVRKRFSYHKVNNKLKYEQKINIPQNVIIVCQGGGNFGDLYGPHQELRNLLIENYPDHKIVILPQTIHYQKEENEIKDFASYAKHKDLHIFVRDNKSFTTAKKYLENVYLSPDMAHALYPINRKANDSNASKTLYLMRRDLEKAPAIKGFNSPNATFDWEDLFTPFSLFLLKVLYKMHNMNIPNVIKVKSLDLYVRYKVNKAINMYGGHETIITSRLHGHILACLMNKGNQLMDNTYGKNSSYYKLWTKNLNNSKLIE